TGAATTCAAAATCATATTAATTGGCACTGCCCTCGATCTCATGGTGGGTCATATCTTTTCAGTGTATCTAGGTGCCTTAAACTAGGGTACCTGGGTAATGCAAATCCCTTTGGGAACATTCTCCCCAACATAATATGCTAGGAGGCAACTTGCATACTGAATATGTGCAAAAAATATGGTCGGTTCAGTTGATAGGCCCAAATATTTCACCTAGATCTAGATTGTGCATTAACATTTCTTCAAGCCCATCTTCCATGCCATTCCTCGCACATACTCCTACAGATGGATCTACTAGGCCAATACTGTGGACTCTTTTTTCTGTATTGATCCAGTTGATTcattatctttcttttctctattttacAGGGAGTATTGGAAGACTAAGACGCAAGGAACTTACCACTGCATTTGTTGTGACACACCTCTGTTTGAGTAAGTACTTTTGTGATCCAATTACAGCCAAAGCTTTATTTGATTATACATGAAGTTAAAAAATTCCTGGCAACAGCCTCTCTGGGAAAGCAGGGGTAAAaatgcgtacattatgaccctcctcagaccccacagtggtgggagcctcatgcactgggtacatgAAGTTAAAAAAGTCATTTTTACAAGTGTTTGTGTAGATGGGTAGTAAACCAGAATAGGATTTTCAAGTgaagtgaaaaaataaaagcaacttGAGTGGCTGTTTTCTTACAAGTGAAACGACATTCACGCAGGACAAAAATGTTCAGagtgaaagaaaaataaattttctaaaCCAAAGGACAGTTTAAACTgtcaaataaaagaaatatttggCAGGGCTAGTAAACTTAAGGAATTCAATGTAATTATACATCACGAGCTCACCTTTCCATTTCAACCGCACACAGTGGAAGGTTCTCTCTTCCAAATAAAAATCCTCTCTTTACACCCTTTTTGCAACTTTGACTTGCTTCACATCTAACTGTCACTCAATTTGGATAAATTCTATGGGAGGCATCTTTTATACAAGTCCCTAAATTACAAACTCATGTCTTTGCTTTCTGTCATACAGATCATCAACAAAATTTGACAGTGGAACCGGTTGGCCATCTTACTATCAACCCATAGGAAATAATGTGAAGTCAAAGTTAGACATGTCCATAATTTTCATGCCTCGACAGGAAGTTCTTTGTGCAGTTTGTGTGGCTCATCTTGGCCATGTCTTTGATGACGGTCCTCCTCCCACAGGGAAGCGTTATTGTATTAACAGGTAATATTTTCCTCCCAGTTCTAAACttgttatgtttttttcttttggttcgAACCTGGAATTGAATCGATTTATTTGTGTCCATGTATGCAGTGTTTCCttaaaactgaaaccaaaataGGGAAAAGTTTGACAGGTTGAGACTAAGAACAAGGGATGCAGTATCCAAGTTCATATACTGCTATTATCAAAAGTCTTGTGCCAAGATTCATTGTCAGTACCTGTGACAGTATGTGTATATCTGTATAATCCTTACCTCTCTGTGGTTATCTTGTTTGCTTGCTATAGAATTCTGTAACTGCTCAAGTCAGTGTGGGTATGTTATTCTCTAATATTAATTTCTTGtgcatggaaacagcctctctgcgaagcgggggtaaggctgcgtacatttgtcccagaccctgcagtagtgggagccttgtgcattgggatGCTCCTTTTATTAATTTCTTGTGCATATAATCATTATGGGTATTTGATGCTGCATTGGAATCCATATAGTACTATTTATAAAAATGCCTTAGATATGTGGTGACACATTTGTTCACCTACCTGCTCATTAGTGTTTATAGCCTTGTGAGCAGAGCTAATAATATTGAAGCTGTTCAAGTGACAGTCAAACCCTCATTGTCACACCAGATGTGAACCATGCTTGTTATGCGTGGGGGCATTCTAAAAATGCATGTTCATCTCGCTATCCTATCTGGTTGAGATTTATCTAGACTCTGATTGCATATAAGCTGGTTTCCATAGGAATACttgaatttttggttggttgTTTGAGCTGCACAGAAAATTCAAACTTTTTTGGAATAAGGCTAGCCCTTGCAGCTGGGTATGAGTGTGGTAGGATTGATGAGGTTCCAAGTCTGTAAGTCGACTTCACATCAAATAGTCCTTTGAAATGGAGGGCCCGAGACCTTGTCTTGCCAATCTTCAGAACTGAAAAAAGATCTTGAGAATGGCTTCCACTTAATGGTGCAACATTCCAATAGGAGCACCTGTTGTAATGAGATTTGCAACCACCTCTCTGTATAGTTTGCTGGCCTTGATGATTGTACCCTATACTCATTAAGCCTTAGGTTCCAGGGCTCCCAATGGATTTGCCATTGCCACCTGTCCACAACAAATCATTTTGCAATTAGTTTCTATCTTTTAGGATACTTCTTCATGCCTAGCAAGGTTGTAAGCCTAAACGAAATCACTAGTTGAGAAGTAAATACTTCAAACCAaatttgcccccccccccccccgcgacAACACCCAAAGAGTTTGGATTATCAAGGAGCTGTCATCCTAACTTGGCCAACATCGTAGCATTATTTTGAATGGTAAGATTCTTCAACCCAAAGCCCTCGTTTATAaaccatgtgtgtgtgtgtgtgtgtgagagagagagagagagagagagagagagagatcatgcTCATTATAAtaaagagggggaaaaatgtCACCTCAATTGCCTGCCTGTTAATTTCATCAATTCCCTCTACTAGAGGGAGGTGGACTTCatccgggcagtgtgtttgggtagggggtagggtggtcatttttacctcctattagatggaattgaggaaattgaggggtagacaaattgagaggataaagatccgtaaAGAGGGTCTCTGGAAGGTTGGAAGGAATTATTAGCCCCATATTGAGAAGTTGAGCAATGTAGGGGCTCTTGGGACGGtctacaacaacaataaaccTATCCTTTTGATATTGCAAGATgagttctttgattttttgttttttttggaataagGCAACATTTgttaaaaataagggaaaattataCTGCCACCTCCTGAGGTTTATACTAAATACAGTGtgatcttctatttttttaaaatatgcaCCTTAACCCTCTAAATTTTGGGTATTTATTATATTCAGCCCCATTCCGTTAGAACATCTCCGTTAGTTGCTGATGTGTTAACCATTAATgttttaaaatgacaaatataccttTAATGGGGGTGTGAACTTatcattttgcccatagggcagcCCAAACTTCACACCCCTTTCCTCAGGCCATCTTCAAGCCCATCACCGACGACCTGCCCCAGGTTCCTGCTGTGGCGGTCGGCTGAGGCCATCACCGACGACCTACGACAAACTCAGACGAAGGCATACGGATAATGGCTTCCGTTGAAATCCTAATTTCTTCAGCCAAGAGATAACTGAGCATGCCAATCAGTCTTTTCGATAAACCATGCAGCTCGAGCCTCGCTGCTCTGGTGAAATCCTAATTCTTCAGCCAAGCCTCTATGTAGGGAAGACTCTCAGAATACaatggtttcttcttctctggaaGCTTTTTAAGCCATTCTTCTTCTGCGGCTGAGAACTCTGTCTCAGAGGATTTTAAGAAAACCTGAACTTTCCTTCTGAAGGAGCTAGGGTTTGAGGACACGCAGTGGATTTCGAGAAACGGAAAGAGCAAAAAGTTGTAAAATGTAGGGCATATGCAGGAATTGAAGAGTGAAGCAATGGTGCGATGTTGGGGCCGATAAATTTAGAAGCAGAAATGGCGGGCTTGTTTTTACAAATTTATCTACTTTGCGATCCTTGATTatagcttttctttctttaatataGCAGAGACCAGAGAGTTCAAAGGCTACCCACTAAATTTTGAGGAAGATAACCTCATACGGATCCATGTCCTCCAACAGATTCAGGATTTGGATACCTAGGTCGTCTACACCTTTGATCGTCTCAAAGGCGCTAAAAGCTTTTGCCCTGTCTGCAATTTTTAAAAGAATGCAAGCATGGAGGTCTTCTTGttacagggaaaaaaaaacaaaaaaaaaaggacattaaaatcttttcttttctttctttcttctcaacttGTTCTTtacattcacccaaaaaaaaacttgtttacTTGGGGAAATgggttctttctttttcttttcttttattttaacaaggaaagaacaacaacaacatccatTAACTTTGAACAGAATTGTAGAGTAGAGAGATTTTCTCGCTATAAAAGCGAATcgacaattttttttccttattttttgggggtttgACGGGAGATTGATTCTTATTTTCCCACAGCTTCCCACCAGGTAAGTGAGCCTCTGAACCATTTTCAAGAAGTGGGACGaaggttgcagcggtggtgggGTAGTGGTTGAAGCGATGGTGGGACGGTCgttgaagaagaggaggaacaaATAGTGGTGGGTCTCATTTTTTAatgttagaaaataaaaaattaaaatagggttattttaattgaagggcaaaattgtcatttaaaattttatatttaacatCGTCCACTTAGAGGTGCTGcatgtatattttgaaaacacaagAGGTTATACTGTATTTGCTACAAACATCAGGGGTTgaaagtgtaattttccctaaagaTAATTATATGAATAATACATTTTTAATATTggccacattttttttttttaacttgttcAACATGGTTTGTACTATACATGTAGTCCTAAGATTTCCCTAAAATTCTCATCCTAGTTCACGATTGTAAGTCATCAACCTTTTCCTTTTCACCCTCATAGAACACTAGAAACCTTAAGTCATGCCATCTTTGGAATGCCTAACACTAACCCAATAAGATAGATGAATCTATGGGGTATTGATGATGTAATTAGAAGATCCTTAGAAGCATTTGAACGAGAAAACTATGAAGTTATCTTCGTCTCCTCATATCTACTGTCTTCGTGACCTTTATCTGCCTATAGGGTTCAATGAAACCCAAGAGTTGGGCTGAATTGGATTGTgactaaattaaataaaatataaaaaataaaacacacacCCAAAACAAGTCCTAAcattactttttttgtttggtaaaaatCCAATCTATCTAGAAATGTGAGACACTCCTGAAATTTGGCTAGGAATGCTCAGATAAATAGGGATCTGAAGCAGGCCAAGAtgtccttcttgcaatagataAGGCCCTACTTGCTGAAGCATTTGCTACAACATTAGCAGTTCTTGGAATAAActgaaaattacaaaattcaAAGCAACTAACAAGATATCTAATCTCAGATACAATAGAGCAAAGAGAGTGCCGTGGAGGATGTTACCAAATGCTTGATGTAGACTAAGtgcaagggagagagagagagagagagagagagagagagagagagagagagcacacaGTAATTTAGAGTGGTTCAGACCCAACTGTCAAGGATTTTCACCCAAGCCACACAGGCTAAGGATTTCCTTCAAGCCACACATACTTCTTTTATGGTAAAAATGACATCTTCTTTCAAACCAGATACTATAAACAGTTTAAGCACAAATTGATAcaagatgaatttttttttctgaactaTACACGTTGAAGCTTTGTTCTTTATTCCTTTCTCAAGATGATGTGAACACTAAAGCACAgtaactgtcacaccccaaaccaccccttgggaggattaggtaggtgacccgaattgcataacggcaatccgccaaatcccatggatgtagaagcagttattacattcacggtcccacattcttcattttaccataagcaagatcagagtgctgcagataatctacaattataataccaaaagagaaagcatagcgatacgggaatgatggtgatatatatatatatacataaaggagtttgaaacattcccacccagatacaacccacaactgaaagaTAAAGCTAACagaaacaaaagccaaagaaaatatatacatgtatatgtacagggtgagataactcagccccaaaaagaaaagaaaactaagactgcaccacaagcacgacggggataaactcctaacaaaaacaaaaaggagtccccaagataaaaagcatcaaatacactcctcaacggtcttcatcaatgaccatcgagaatgcatgcatcatcggcacgacctccgtcggggtccacaccaatatcatcataataaccagggctctcctccttgtaatgagcctccatgccacagcggcatccacctacagaatcatctaaaagaaaaacatgtataacagagtgtgagccccattgagctcgtgagcgaaatatatcatcatgcatgcacatgcaaccacaatccacatgatcctacatgatatgtaagtccagattaattattagctacctaacaatacagctaagtcaggttagtactactacaatccccaatacatgtatccctggtgtgggcttggttaccccttcccgtgatacacccattgagttgtcggagaagatcaGCCAGCtctagcatctccctacccaggtcagcccgaccgatcctctggattaactcccgtgaggtaaccgactcaatatcaattcacccgAACCAGTGCATAATCATTGTATGTGGCATTTCGCCAAAAactcacctttcggtgcttacCGAGCTTGTaggcccgaggcttcccggcaaatctgccctggggcatcccagctgtgttgaggcttcccggcgtaaacgcctctagggttttacggtagtcctcacagttatccaacaccttaacccctgttggcaagggtgctgagcatgggtgatgaaactctag
This DNA window, taken from Telopea speciosissima isolate NSW1024214 ecotype Mountain lineage unplaced genomic scaffold, Tspe_v1 Tspe_v1.0986, whole genome shotgun sequence, encodes the following:
- the LOC122648407 gene encoding peptide methionine sulfoxide reductase B1, chloroplastic-like, with the protein product ANTVDSFFCIDPVDSLSFFSLFYREYWKTKTQGTYHCICCDTPLFESSTKFDSGTGWPSYYQPIGNNVKSKLDMSIIFMPRQEVLCAVCVAHLGHVFDDGPPPTGKRYCINSVSLKLKPK